TGTTTGTGATACCAACGCAACGTACTTTCCTTGATGCGTAGATTTCTGCGGATTTCAGAATTTGTAAATGTGGTTTGATTTTGATTAATTAAATACGTCTTGAGACGTTCTAAATGATTTCGGCATGCTCCCGTAAGTGTGTCGCTCTTGCGCAGTAGAATATCAATAATCAGTTCGTTGGCTTCCTGTATATCCTCGATTTCTGTCTCGATGTATTCCTCTCCGGTATCCTTGTCATATTGCCTGTGGCGCTGCCATTGTTTGTAAAAGGTAATGCTTCTATAAACTGTAAATAATGGCTGTTCGTTCTTCTAGGTTTAAAGACCGATTTTGGCAACTCCAAAAATTCAGCGTAAGGATTTATGACTTGATGGGCTTTAGAACCCGTTGCACGTTTTTCAATAATTCTTTGGCATTGTGTTCCTGTTCGCCGTTAACTTTTCCAGCACTAATCAAACGCTGGTAATCCATTATTTTTTATCCTGTATTTCGCTCTCGTCGATGTAGAGTAAAAAACTGCGGTTGCTGTTATCCTCGTAAATACTTTCCTGTGTGGTACAGCCCGCAACACTTACAGGGCCCTCGACGGTCAAGTGTATTGTTTTCGTAGTTCCCTTACTGTCCTTATGGACTACCGTTTTGTGATTCGCTTTTTCGATTGCAGTTCCCGTAATGGGTATAGCACAGATTCCGCACCGTCCAAGTCTTCTATCAAAATCAATTTGTGTTGCAGTTCGGTTCTATTGAAGTAATAAAAAGCGTTTGCGGACAATACAGTTATCTCAACTTTATCCTCTTCCGGTATCAACTCCGATACTTTAGATTGTAAATGTGTTTTTCCCGTTCCGGAACTTCCCAAGCTGATGCAATGCAATGGATTATTTGTCTTTCTGCTCGTGAAGATTAAAAACATGGTCTGCCTGTTGTTCTCTTCCCCGATTACGCCACTTTGCCCAATCAATTTGTTGGTCTTTTTCAATAGGTCTTTAGACTTTAAAAAGTTTCGGCTTCTTTTATCTCTCTCGCAGTAAGTTCTTTATAATTGGGGCAGCAGCCTGCTGTTCTTTTTCCAATAATAAGAATCGATGATTCTCTAGTTCCTTTGTTAAATCTTGCAGGGTTCTTCTTGTTACGCTCGTACCTATCTCCAACCGCTCCGCTATCTTTCGGGTAAATTTTTCCACTTGGTTGTCGTTGTACAAATCCAAGCTGTGGCGCAACACGTTATAGCTTTTGGGTTTCTGTATGCTCATCGTAATTCGCATACTTTCGAGTTTGGTGGTCTTCAGTCCGCCGAGGATATTTACATGTAGGTGCTTTGTATGGTACTTGTAGCTATTGGGATTGGTAGTGTTTAGCATAGCCAGATTATTTTGTTCGATTTTCGATACTCCAAAAATACAATTATATTTCGTTTATCGAACATATATAATTTACTATTTCGACTTTATTGTAGATTAATATCCTTTTTCGCTACTTTTGTAGTGTATAACACTATACACAATACCCTTATAACATTGTAGAGCAAAGGATTGGGGTTTCGCATATAGTGTTTAAATACTACATTACTATGGGTTTAGCGGATAACATCAAAAAATTGAGGGAGGATAAGGGGCTTCGCCAAAAGGAAGTCGCCAATGCCCTTGATATCGGTTATTCCAACTACAACAAAATCGAGAACGGCAACCGTGAGATTTCCGTCAAGGAGTTACAGCGGTTGGCAGCGTTTTTATAATATTAGCGTTGACCAAGTAATTAACCTTGATGGCGAACTGCCCAAAGAAGTGGTCATCGAGGATAAACAGGCACAGGAACAATTAAAGCTGATGCAGGAACTTGACGAGGAAGAACGCTCCATGATCTTCAAGATGATCGATTCCTTCCTGACCAAAAAGAAGTTCAAGGACTTTTTTAATAAAAATGTCGCTTCGCTTTAGAGATAAAAAAACCGCCTCGGTGGCGGTTGTTTCAGATTGATATCTTAACTACTATTCATTGATTTCTTATTTTTTTCATGAATCCAAGGATTATCTATTGGTGGATTATGTGAATATAAAAGTATCTGTCTGTAATTTTTGTTTTCTAAATAAGTTAAATATTTCTACCCTCGTAAAACCATCTAGGATACTCTTCTGAACTTTGTTTAATATTAGCTTTGTAGGGGTAGACGATTGCTGCATATAAACTATCCCCTGAACTTCCTGACAGAACTACCAAATCACAATCACTTCCGCTTTCAAAACTATTTTGGAGTGAACTTTTGTAATCATTATTCGCTTTCTTTATGGTAAGAAAATCTTCATAGCTCTTCCAAGCTTTTTAGTATAGTAACTATACATAACAGAATTCAGTATTTTTCCTGATTCATCCACTCTAAAGCAAATACTTTTTTCAGGATAATCTTTAATTATTCTCTTTTTAAAATTTTCTTGGGTAATTTTAAATGGAGCGCATCCAAAAACATCAAAAACAATAATAAAGCTCCTATTCTATATTTAATTTGCATATCCTCATTTTTAATATTCTATTCTCGGCCCTAAAATCTTCCGTTGGTTAAAGGCATTGGATGGACAGTCTTAATATTACCTCCAAATAGAACTGTATTTATTGTCTGCCCTTGAACGTTAAAGCTTCTTGCTCCATATGTTTGTCTCTGTCCAAAGTTAAAACCTTGAGAATTTAGTTGACCTCTTATTATGTTCATCCTGTCTACTACTGGCCCCGTTCTGACATCTACATTTGTGTCTCCCACAAAATCTCTATTAGCACCACCATCAGCAACATTTGAATGTAGTGATTCATGTATAAAAGTCATACCAAAGCCCATTGTACGATTATCTACTTCTCTTGCACCCCCTATAAACTGATTTGTTATTTGACCTATATCTAAATTTATATTATTTCCTCCAACTTCTGTTTCTCCTAAATCATTTGTAACTCTAGAGCCTCCACTATCTACAATTTGTGCTTTTGCAATATCTGTGGAACTTAAAGCGCCTATAACTGCACCTCTTGCCTCTGAACTACCTAATTGATTTCCGTCACTATCGGTAGCAATTATAGCATTTCCATCATCATCTGTAGTATGAATAAGTTTACCGTTTTTAAGCTCGAATGAAAGTCCAGTAATAGTACTTAAATCTTTTTTTATGTTATCAAGTATACTAGTTCCGTTATCATTGTCATATTCTACTATTTGGGATACATCTATGCTATCTCCTTGTATTTCTCTATAAACCATAGGATTGTTAGCTGTAAAAGAATATGGCGAAATAGGATGATAATTCTCGGCTAACCTATCTATTTTATTAAACCTACCAATTGTAGGATCGTAGTCTCTCCATTGATAAGCTATGGTATTTTTACCTAAATCCTCTTCAAACTCTTCATTCGCATACTTCCATTTTTTAGCCGTGGAATTACCAAGAGAAGATACGTTATTATTGTAGCCTTTTTGCTGTAAGCCGAATGGGTAATGATTGTTTTCTTCCACTATTTCGTTGTCAGAGTCTATGCTGCCGTTGTTATCGGCATCTGTATAGCTAAGTCTTACTGAACCAAGATGGTCAGTATAGTTGTAAATGTACTTATAGCTGCCATTTTCGACCGATACATAACCTTCAGGATGTGGAAAAAATTGAAGAATATCATTTTGATAAACAAATCCTCCATCATACTTAGTTGTATTCAAAGAACCATTATTATTTGTTTTCTTCTCTAGTTTGATACCTAAAGCATCATAAACATAAGTAATAGTCTTTTGACTGCTATTATCAAACTCAACTTGAGTAGGTAGGTTCAGGTGGTTGTATTCAATTGAAGTAATTCCTTTGTTACGGTCAATTTTTAGGTTTCCGTTAATATCGTATTCAAAGTCGTCGTTGGTGTTCGTCCCGTCCTTAAAACCGTGGGCACCGTTTCCACCGTCCGTAACTTTTGTCAGTTTATTACCGTTGTCGTAATCGTAGTCCAGAACGTCCATGTTCGTAAAGTTGGAACTGTTCTGATACCCATTTCTTGTCAGGCTTTGAATATTTCCGTTTTTATCGTACCCGATGTTACTGACGTTATAGTTGTTCGTGTTGTCCGTAGCTGCTATGATTCGGTTGAGTGCATCGTACCTATAACTATAGCAAAATTTTGTAAAGCGGTCGCATATTTTCGGCGGACGCACCTAAAAAAGAAGTTTTTCAGTATGTTCAAGAACGTTGTCTTTAGCTAAGATAAATATAACGTTTTTCAGGTCTTTTTATTGTGGTTTTTCCTACGGATTGGAAGTATCTAACCATTAAGTCCGCGCAGGGCAAGTCCAGTATTTTCGTGCCTCAAAAACCTCTGTACCTGCCCTGCTTCCTTGCAGCCGCATAATGCCCTAGCCCCTGATGTTGCCTACAACACTTTTTCGGTATTTTAATATTGTCGGTCAGCGGTAAAAAAGAGTTGCGAACGGCAACGGGGCAAGGTCATTTTCCAAAGCTATGTTACATAATAGCTTTTATACTTCTCTGGTCAGGCACTATAAAAGTTTATTATGTAAAATATCCGCTCTTGCCGACGCGCACCTTTTCGCAAGCCGCGCACTTCATAGTATTAGTTTTGGTAAGATTTGGGGGATGATGGCTTTTCCTATTGGATAAAGTTCGGGGCGTTTTCCCGAAGCTCGGGGATTTGACAAACAAGGGAGCGTTTTAAAAAAGAACGATTTAGGGGCTGGCGATGCTGCGGAGAATCGGTCTTTTTTAAAATGATAGGCTAGCGACGATTGAGCGTCCCGACCGAGTAAGCTTTTTTTGGTTCGGATTTGAGCTGTGGAAGTGCGGCTATTTTACATAGTTTACATTATAACTTACCGCTTTGGCGCAGCGGTGGATCTGGCGGCGGTATTATAATGCAAATTATGTAACTTAGCTTGGGATGGTTTTTATGGCGGATTTTTTGTTTCGAGCGTTGGCGCAACTGTTTGCAATTGTGAGGCACGAACAACTTGTAAAGTGTTGCTTTGGTTTGGCTACAAAAAATATGACCTAAAAACCATAGAAGTGGTGGCGAGCGGAACAAAACAGAACACAGGAGCTTTTTGCTTTTTCGCAAAAAACTGGGTTCTGTTTTGTGGGGCCTTTTTAGCTTAAAGGGTGGTACTGGTTTATGACCTGTTGTAGTTGCTGTAGATTTTCCTGTACATATTTTTCGGTGGTGCTTATCCTTCTATGCCCTGCCATTATCTGTACTTTTCTAAGGTTGTATTTTGAGAGCCAATTTACGATTACGCTTGCACGTATCTGATGGATATTTTTGACTTTGTGGTTGACCTTTCGCAGTTTTTTTATGATGTTGGCAACGGTATCGGTAAGCCGACCGTTTGTAACGGGGAACAGCTCTTCCCCGTTCGTTCCTTTTCTTCGTGCCAACTCTGGTTGTATTTCATTTATATATTCCAATAGTTCCATGACCTGCCAAGGCATCAAAGGCAGTTCTCTACGACCACCTATTTTACCCGATGGTATATAGACTTTCCCTTTTTTCGGTTGTACATGTTCATTTTGCAATCGTTTCATATCCGTTGTCGATAAACCCTGATAGACCATCAACCCGATCATAACTTTATTGCGTTTGTCGGCAAGTTGTCCGCTTCTTCTCATATCCATATCCGTAGGGTAACTGTAATACAGATCTTCGAGTTCATCGGACGATAGAATATTCTGCAACATCTTTTTGGTCTTGTCGCCCTTGACCAATAATTCGGCAAAAGGGTTTTCGGCGCATTCGCATTTTTCTACAAGAAAATTGAAGTACTGTCTTGTGGCAGCTATCTTGCCGTTGATCGTTCTAATGTTGGTATGCCGTTTTTGCAGATATGCTACATAGCTGACCGCTTTTTTATAATTAAAATGTATCAGGTCTTGTCCTTCCTTTTCCATCCATTCCATAAACTTTTCGGCTTGGAAGGTATATGTCTTGATACTGCTTTTAGTGAACCGTTCTTTTTCAAGATATTTTCTAAAGTCCATCATACTTTTTCTGTTAAATGGGTGTAGAGCTGTGTGGTCTCCAATGAGGAATGACCTAAAAATTGTTGTATGCTTTCCATCGGTGCACCCTGCTCTAAAAGATGTGTGGCAATGCTATGGCGCAACGTATGTGGTGTAATCTTTTTTCTTTTAGTTCACTATTTCCCGTCAGCTTCACAAGGATACCTAAACGGTTACCAAAACTTTGCCGCCCCAATCGTTTGCCCTGCTGTCCGATAAAAAAAGCTTCGCTTTCGTTGGCTTTGTAAAATTCCAACCGTGCATCGTACAGGTAATCTTCCAGTATTTTCAGGTTTCTATAATTGATGGGTACGAACCTTTCTTTATAGTTTTTCCCTTTTCGAACAAAGACCAGTTCCCTATCAAAAAGGATATCCCTTCGGTCAAGGTGTACAGCTTCGTTGACCCGTAGCCCGCAACTGTACAATGCCACCAACATCGCTTTATCCCGTAGGCATACATGACGCATTACATAACTATGTTCGGCAGCTTCAAAGAGTTCCTTTATTTCCTCTTGGGTCAGTACCGTTTGCCAACCTTCCTCTTTTTTGGCTTCCGCTCGTAGATGCACGGGCATAGGTTTTCCATTATGTTTTTTCAGGTATTCATTAAATTTTCGAAGTGCTTGTTGGTGTTGGTTGAGCGCTGCCTTACTAAGTGCGCCGTCCGTCCTTTGGTTGGGTCGTTCTTTCAGATAATCGTAATAGTCTTTTATGGTAGTTGCTGTAATGGCATCTAATTTGTAATGTCCTTTTTCCTCCATGTTGTGGAGGAACTCTTTTAAGCAATTCGGATAACTTTCTTTGGCACTTCTGCTATACCCCAAAATCCCTAACCAGTCTTTAAAGGCAATCAATAATTCTTTGTAGCTTCGATTCTCTAGTTTCAGTTTCTTCATTTTTTTGCCTGTTGGTGCTACCAACTTTTATAGGTCGGTTGCATTTTTCGAGTTGTATTGCGAGTTGTAGTTAACTGACTGATAGTTATTCGATTGACCTCGCAAAAAGTATATTTGCGAGTTGGTTGCGACTTTGCGGGTCGAGAGCCTCGACGGGCAATTGTTATTTTTTGCCTTTTATGCGGTCGATACAGTCTTGCAGGGCTTTGTCTATTTGCTTTCGTAGGTTATCGTATTCGCCCAGGTCAACGATTTCAAAACAATAGCTTTTGGTCTTTGCCTTTTTGATTCTATGGATGTAGTTCTCCGCCAATAATTGTTTGTGATACCAACGCAACGTACTTTCCTTGATGCGTAGATTCCTGCGGATTTCCGAGTTGGTAAAAGTCGTTTGATTGTTATTGATTAGGTAGGTTTTCAAGTTCTCTAAATGGTTTCGGCATGCTCCCGTAAGGGTGTCGCTTTTGCGCAGTAGAATATCGATAATCAATTCGTTGGCTTCCTGTATATCCTCGATTTCTGTTTCGATGTATTCCTCTCCAGTATCTTTGTCATATTGCTTTTCCCGTTGGTACTGTTTGTAAAATGTAATCGCTTCTATGAACTGTAGATAATGTGAGTTTGTCCGTCGGGGTTTAAAGACCGATTTTGGCAGCTCCAAAAATTCAGCATAAGGGTTTATGACTTTGATGGGCTTTAGAACCCGTTGCACGTTTTTCAATAATTCTTTGGCATTGTGTTCCTTTTCGCCATTGACTTTCCCTGCGCTAATCAACCGCTGGTAATCCATTATTTTTTATCCTGTATTTCGCTCTCGTCGATGTAGAGTAAAAAACTACGGTTGCTATTATCTTCGTAAATACTTTCCTGTGTGGTACAGCCCGCAACACTTACAGGGCCCTCGACGGTCAAGTGGATTGTTTTTGTAGTTCCCTTGCTGTCTTTATGGACTACCGTTTTTGTGATACGCTTTTTCGATTGCAGTTCCCGTAAAGGATATAGCACACTTTCCGCTCCGTCCAAGTCTTCTATCAATATCAATTTATGTTGTAGTTCGGTTCTGTTGAAGTAGTAAAATGCGTTTGCGGATAAAACCGTTATCTCAACTTTATCTTCTTCCGGTATCAGTTCTGCTACTTTTGATTGCAGATGTGTTTTTCCCGTTCCGGAACTTCCCAAGCTGATGCAATGCAAAGGATTGTTTGTCTTTCTGCTCGTAAAGATTAAAAACATGGTTTGCCTGTTGTTCTCTTCTCCGATTACGCCACTTTGCCCGATTAATTTGTTGGTCTTTTTCAATAGGTCTTTAGACCTTAAGAAGGTTTCGGCTTCTTTGATTTCACGTGCGCTAAGTTCTTTTCGGTAAGGTGCGTTGGCGGATGCCTCTTTTTCTAACAGAAGGAATCTATAGTTTTCGAGTTCCTTCGTTAAGTCTTGCAGGGTTCTTCTCGTTACGCTCGTACCTATCTCCAACCGCTCCGCTATTTTTCGGGTAAACTTTTCCACTTGGTTGTCGTTGTACAGGTCGAGGCTGTGGCGCAGTACATTGTAGCTTTCGGGCTTTTGTATGCTCATCGTGATGCGCAGACTTTCAAGCTTATTGGTCTTCATTCCCCCGAGGATATTGACCTGCAAGTGTTTCGTGTGGTATTCGTAGCTATTGGGGTTGGTGGTGTTCAGCATAGTTCAAACTATTTTTAGACAATATGACTATTGCAAAACTACTTATTAGATTCCGTATTGACAACTATAAATGTTCGTATTGATTATTATATTGATAAAACTATACGATTTGACTACTTTTGTACTGCACATATATAACATGTGCAATATATGCAGTATGAACATAGCTGAGAACTTAAAGGCGTACAGGGAACAAAAGGGATTGTTGCAGAAGGAAGTGGCCAATGCCGTAGGCGTCCATCCGTCCAACTATTCAAAAATGGAAAAGGGCGAGCGTGATGTCTCCATCGAGGTGGCCGATAAACTGGCAAAATATTTCGGGGTCAGTATTGACGAGCTCGTGCATATGTCGGGCAATGTTCCCGAAGAAGTCAGTATCGTGGATAAATCTGTTTCCGAGCGTATCAACCTGATACAGCAGTTGGAAGAAGAGGATAAAAAAGCCCTGTTCCGTATTATCGATAGCATGCTGACCAAATCAAAGTTCAAGGACTTTTTCAACAAGAACGTGGCGGCACTATAATGCATAAAAAAACCGCCTCGATGGGCGGTTAAGTTTAATCTTTACATTTAGATACTTCTTACAAACAGACCTAAATCATCATCTAGACTATTGAAAAAACTAGGCTTAATCTCTAATGCAACATTTAAGTAATAGTCATTTCCAATTTGGATTGTAACGTATTTGTTAGTTAGGTAGCACCATACATTTTCTCTTAGTATTAATTTCGTTAAAATAATCGCATCATTTAAATTCAGTACTTTTCCTTCCTCTAACGATTTATAGATTTCATCACTTTTATTATCGTAAGGGACGTTATCTATTTTATTTAGAGAATCGTCAAACTTTTCTAAACCAACTACCCTCAAATAGGAGCTTTCTGTTTCATCTAAAATCTTTTTAATTACATTGATATACTTGGCTTCCACATCCAAATAATCATCGACAGTTAATAATTTACCATCATAAATCTTACCGATATCGCTTATCGAAGTCCAATCATCCTTTAGATATTTACCTTCTTCCGTTTTAAATGCTGGGTCGTATTTAGATATTTGGAATTTTGTCATTAATCGCCTATTTTTTGAAAAAGTCCGTCAAATGTACCTAATCTAGTCTTTTTACTGCCCAAATCTCTTAAACTATTAGCCGCTTTCCAAATACCTCCATTATGTCCGTCTACATCAGGTGAAATAAAAAGTTTGCCATTAGAATAGACTTTCTGCCCCCTTGAATATTGACCTTTCACGACTTTAAAACCGCTTGGCACCAAAGCTTCAACTTTCTTTCCAGCCTGTATGAATTTAATGACTTTAGCTCCTTTCGCTAGTTTGGTAAATGGTATTATTGCTAAAACAGCTAAAGCTTTGTCCGAATTACTGTCCCCTAGTGTATATTCGTAATAAACACCTGTTAAACCTGTTGGCTCAATGGTTGCCAGGATTTCAGCAACATCCTTCAGATTTTCATTGGTTGTATCAAGATTTTCTTGCGATTCTTTTAAATATGCTATTGCAGATGCTACATCTTCCTCACTTTGTGCTTCATCAAGCTCATCGCTCGCTGATTTTATATCTAACCCAAATGCGTGAAGTAATGCATTTTTTGCTCGTTTCATCATTTTAGCTACTGGGTTATCATTACAACAATCCCCTTCTCCAGATGAATTTAAACCGTACTCTTTTTGTACCGTATCCCAACTTACCTCATTACCGTCTTCGTCTTCATATCTACCAGCACCCCAATTATAAGTTGGTGCCATCCCATCAGGATCGATAAAGAAAATAGGATTGTCAAAAGCATAATTGTAAGGCGAGTGCCTCCGCATCTGTTCCGCCAGCGGGTCAAGGTTCATCCAACGCCCGATCGCGGGGTCGTAGTTCCTCGCCCCAAAATCATAGGTATCGATGTTAAGACCATTATCGAGTTCCTTGCCGTTGAACTTCCAACGCTTGGCGGCACTGTTGCCATATGGGCTTACGGTCGCCGTGGCACTGCGCATAAGAAGACCGAAGGGGTAATAGTTGTTTTCCTCGATTATCTCGTTCGCAGGGTCGATATTTCCATCATTGTCGGCATCGGTATAACTAAGCCTTACCGAACCTAGGTGGTCAGTATAGTTATAGACATAGTCATATCCGCCTTGTCCATCGGGCGTTACATACCCTTCGGGATGATTGAAAAATTGCAATTGCGCATTCCCGACACCTCCTTCGTAAACATACCCGTTGGCGTAGAGTGTTTCCGTTCCCGTACTGGAAGTCCTTTTCAGTTTCACACCGTAAGCATCGTAAACATATTTGATGTTATCGCTCCCGAAGTTGACTTGTTCGGGCAGGTTCAGATGGTTGTAGGTTATGGAGGTGATTCCCTTGTTACGGTCAATTTTTAAATTTCCGTTAATGTCGTATTCAAAGTCGTCGTTGGTATTTGTACCATCTTTAAAGCCATGTACCTTGTTTCCCGTATCGGCTACTTTCAACAGCTTGTTCCCGCTATCGTAATCATAGTCCAGAATATCCATATCGGTAAACGTCGAACCACCCTGATAGCCGTTTCGATTTAAAGTCTGGATATTACCGTTCTTGTCGTAGGATATGTTACTGACATTATAATCGTTCGTATTGTCAGTAGCGCCTGTAATTCGGTTCAGGGGGTCGTACCTATAACTATAGCAAAATTTTGTAAAGCGGTCGCATATTTTCGGCGGACGCACCTAAAAAAGAAGTTTTTCAGTATGTTCAAGAACGTTGTCTTTAGCTAAGATAAATATAACGTTTTTCAGGTCTTTTTATTGTGGTTTTTCCTACGGATTGGAAGTATCTAACCATTAAGTCCGCGCAGGGCAAGTCCAGTATTTTCGTGCCTCAAAAACCTCTGTACCTGCCCTGCTTCCTTGCAGCCGCATAATGCCCTAGCCCCTGATGTTGCCTACAACACTTTTTCGGTATTTTAATATTGTCGGTCAGCGGTAAAAAAG
This genomic window from Maribacter sp. MJ134 contains:
- a CDS encoding helix-turn-helix domain-containing protein, translated to MGLADNIKKLREDKGLRQKEVANALDIGYSNYNKIENGNREISVKELQRLAAFL
- a CDS encoding XRE family transcriptional regulator, which produces MRFPSRSYSGWQRFYNISVDQVINLDGELPKEVVIEDKQAQEQLKLMQELDEEERSMIFKMIDSFLTKKKFKDFFNKNVASL
- a CDS encoding RHS repeat domain-containing protein, with protein sequence MRPPKICDRFTKFCYSYRYDALNRIIAATDNTNNYNVSNIGYDKNGNIQSLTRNGYQNSSNFTNMDVLDYDYDNGNKLTKVTDGGNGAHGFKDGTNTNDDFEYDINGNLKIDRNKGITSIEYNHLNLPTQVEFDNSSQKTITYVYDALGIKLEKKTNNNGSLNTTKYDGGFVYQNDILQFFPHPEGYVSVENGSYKYIYNYTDHLGSVRLSYTDADNNGSIDSDNEIVEENNHYPFGLQQKGYNNNVSSLGNSTAKKWKYANEEFEEDLGKNTIAYQWRDYDPTIGRFNKIDRLAENYHPISPYSFTANNPMVYREIQGDSIDVSQIVEYDNDNGTSILDNIKKDLSTITGLSFELKNGKLIHTTDDDGNAIIATDSDGNQLGSSEARGAVIGALSSTDIAKAQIVDSGGSRVTNDLGETEVGGNNINLDIGQITNQFIGGAREVDNRTMGFGMTFIHESLHSNVADGGANRDFVGDTNVDVRTGPVVDRMNIIRGQLNSQGFNFGQRQTYGARSFNVQGQTINTVLFGGNIKTVHPMPLTNGRF
- a CDS encoding tyrosine-type recombinase/integrase, whose product is MMDFRKYLEKERFTKSSIKTYTFQAEKFMEWMEKEGQDLIHFNYKKAVSYVAYLQKRHTNIRTINGKIAATRQYFNFLVEKCECAENPFAELLVKGDKTKKMLQNILSSDELEDLYYSYPTDMDMRRSGQLADKRNKVMIGLMVYQGLSTTDMKRLQNEHVQPKKGKVYIPSGKIGGRRELPLMPWQVMELLEYINEIQPELARRKGTNGEELFPVTNGRLTDTVANIIKKLRKVNHKVKNIHQIRASVIVNWLSKYNLRKVQIMAGHRRISTTEKYVQENLQQLQQVINQYHPLS
- a CDS encoding tyrosine-type recombinase/integrase encodes the protein MKKLKLENRSYKELLIAFKDWLGILGYSRSAKESYPNCLKEFLHNMEEKGHYKLDAITATTIKDYYDYLKERPNQRTDGALSKAALNQHQQALRKFNEYLKKHNGKPMPVHLRAEAKKEEGWQTVLTQEEIKELFEAAEHSYVMRHVCLRDKAMLVALYSCGLRVNEAVHLDRRDILFDRELVFVRKGKNYKERFVPINYRNLKILEDYLYDARLEFYKANESEAFFIGQQGKRLGRQSFGNRLGILVKLTGNSELKEKRLHHIRCAIALPHIF
- a CDS encoding helix-turn-helix domain-containing protein yields the protein MNIAENLKAYREQKGLLQKEVANAVGVHPSNYSKMEKGERDVSIEVADKLAKYFGVSIDELVHMSGNVPEEVSIVDKSVSERINLIQQLEEEDKKALFRIIDSMLTKSKFKDFFNKNVAAL
- a CDS encoding toxin C-terminal domain-containing protein, producing the protein MRPPKICDRFTKFCYSYRYDPLNRITGATDNTNDYNVSNISYDKNGNIQTLNRNGYQGGSTFTDMDILDYDYDSGNKLLKVADTGNKVHGFKDGTNTNDDFEYDINGNLKIDRNKGITSITYNHLNLPEQVNFGSDNIKYVYDAYGVKLKRTSSTGTETLYANGYVYEGGVGNAQLQFFNHPEGYVTPDGQGGYDYVYNYTDHLGSVRLSYTDADNDGNIDPANEIIEENNYYPFGLLMRSATATVSPYGNSAAKRWKFNGKELDNGLNIDTYDFGARNYDPAIGRWMNLDPLAEQMRRHSPYNYAFDNPIFFIDPDGMAPTYNWGAGRYEDEDGNEVSWDTVQKEYGLNSSGEGDCCNDNPVAKMMKRAKNALLHAFGLDIKSASDELDEAQSEEDVASAIAYLKESQENLDTTNENLKDVAEILATIEPTGLTGVYYEYTLGDSNSDKALAVLAIIPFTKLAKGAKVIKFIQAGKKVEALVPSGFKVVKGQYSRGQKVYSNGKLFISPDVDGHNGGIWKAANSLRDLGSKKTRLGTFDGLFQKIGD